From Amaranthus tricolor cultivar Red isolate AtriRed21 chromosome 4, ASM2621246v1, whole genome shotgun sequence:
ACCCTGGTGCTGCGTGTAGGTCTATTATTACCCTGATATCGTATTTTCTGCAGGTTAAAAGCATGCAAAAACCGATAAATGAGTCCTTGTAACAATGCAAAATCCGCAACCTGTATAACAATATATAGATGTACTAAAACAGACGTACTGTGCCCAAGAGAAGGCGTTATCTAACGCCTTCAACGATCCTGCAACGAAAGGCTTAGGGGGGTTCGGGTCACTAGCAATCCACCATCCTACCGGAATCCTAACAGCATTGAGTCCATTCTGAGACATGAACTTGAAATCGTCTTCAACAATAAACGTACTCCAGTGCTCCTAATATGTTTAATATGCATCTCggtaaaaatatttcaaattacaaCCTGAAAAGTTATTAGGAGTGTTTGGCAAACGGCTGATAGCTAATTACAATAGTAGATTTGACCAGCTAATTATATAagcaacttgttcaaaaacaacttattcataacaataaactgtttcaaccagctaattcaCGAAACATTagctattttgccaaacaccccgtTAAGTTGAACAAGTTATGCAACTTACGTTCATAACTTGTGGAGCTTTTTCGGGGCCATAGCCATTGGTGACTTGGTATTCGCCGTGTAAGGTTCCAAATGCATTCATAATAAACACAGATGGGTTATCATCTCCCCATCCAccatctcctgcataatctgctgTCACCAAATCTTGTGTCTTTGCCTGTAAAAAGAGGCCATTGGAAGCTCGAATTCGAACACGAGATTCATCATCAATGTTCTTTACAATCTGAAATGTTTCTGAGGATCTTGGTTTGTTAGCTGTTGTAACAACTGCAGGGTTGGCTCCATTACCCTGCAGTCCCGCAAACTGATTGCTGAACACTCGGAAATTGAAGGTGTTTTCATTGATTCTCCATAACTACAACCCGAATATATTGTTAGGAGTAATAGAAGATCAAATTGCCCTTGTAATGAAAGTTAGAAACTGTTAAATTGGGTTGCTTATTATCAATACCAGCAATATAATTGAGAAAATATAGAGTGCACACTCTTCATAAGCCAAAGAGATATGCTAAAATCGTATGACAATAGAAAGACGAACACTAaggacttataaagtgtgcactgAACTCCATATTTAATTCATCGATATGAGACAAAGCATTCCAACACAAACTATCGGCTCTGATACTTTGTTGAATTGGGTTTTACTTTTTGTCTCTAATAGCATATAATCGGGAAAATACAGAATACCCACCCTCATAAGCCAAGGAATTAAAGAAGAACTCAAATCACTTATAAAATGTGCACAATGTGCACAACATCTTTGATTTATTGATATGGGACAAACCATCCCAACAGGAACAAATAGAAATTTAAAGTGATGTTTAGAAGATGTATGAATATACCCTGAAGGTTTCCCAGCCAGAAGCAGAGGTTCTGTTAGCAACTAAGATGCTTCCTCCACCATTCTCAGCACAAACATACTTGCCTATAGTCACTGATTTCAGCTGTATTTGTGTTCCATCCTGTGTAATTTGACATAGTAACGTAATATTAAGTCAAAACAAAACCTTCAATTTTCAAATGACAATTTAATAGTTGAGAATACACCGATCTAACACAAGAGTCCATCAGGCTAAAATTGTAAATTTAGCACAGACCCTTTTCATATTTGGTGATAAacattccactttaaatgagaggtGGTTGAAATTTGAACCCGTAACAATACCATGTTTACTTTCATTTATAATTATCTGCtcgtatttaatttatttctttaactATACAAGGTATAATTTCAAAGAGACagataaaatataccaaaaacaaTGAATATAAAAGAGCATAAAAAGAAGGATAAAAACGAACCGTTAAGTTATTATTAGGAATGCCATCAAAAAGAGAAGGATGAATCCATCCTTCAGTTACAAGCCATCCTCCAAGATTAACTGCCTTCATTTTCAAACCAGGAGTTGAGCTAAGATGTCTTTTAATCCTTCTAGCTTCACAGCTTATAATCAAGCTTTGTAAGCaagaaattagaattaaaaatgaacatATTAAATGGGTTTTTGCAACTTTATTCGTTTCtactttcattattttttttcttctctttgaatttcttggtaTATTCAAAAATGATGAGCATTTTTTGGGTTTAAATAGAGCAT
This genomic window contains:
- the LOC130810475 gene encoding probable glucan 1,3-beta-glucosidase A — encoded protein: MKVETNKVAKTHLICSFLILISCLQSLIISCEARRIKRHLSSTPGLKMKAVNLGGWLVTEGWIHPSLFDGIPNNNLTDGTQIQLKSVTIGKYVCAENGGGSILVANRTSASGWETFRLWRINENTFNFRVFSNQFAGLQGNGANPAVVTTANKPRSSETFQIVKNIDDESRVRIRASNGLFLQAKTQDLVTADYAGDGGWGDDNPSVFIMNAFGTLHGEYQVTNGYGPEKAPQVMNEHWSTFIVEDDFKFMSQNGLNAVRIPVGWWIASDPNPPKPFVAGSLKALDNAFSWAQKYDIRVIIDLHAAPGSQNGNEHSATRDGSLEWGKTDETIQQSVATIDFLASRYARHPKLYAIELINEPVSWGVALDTLNKYYQLGYDAVRKYSSNVSVILSNRLGIEDSKELFPLASGMQSVVVDVHYYNLFETKFNDLSVQQNIDFINNNRSSDLSTITTSNGPLTFVGEWVAEWQVSGATKQDFQNFANAQLQVYGQATFGWAYWTFKNVKKHWSLQWMIQNGYITLTN